The nucleotide window TGGCTTACACGCTGCCGCACTTCATGGGCTACCGGTTCAGTCTCTTTAACTACTCCACCCAAACAGCGGGCGGGTACGCCGATTTCGATTATTTCCGCCTGGAAGACCACCTGAGCAAGTAGGCATTTCCCACTCGCTTCCCAACCCCAACCTCATGCGCAACCGAATACTTTGCGGACTGCTGGCAGCCTTGTTTCTTACTACTCTTCAGCCCGCCCGTGCCCAAAATCCGTTCATTACCAGCCAGTTTACGGCTGACCCCACGGCCCGCGTATTCGGCGACCGGGTGTACGTCTATCCTTCGCACGATATTCCCTGCGGGCCGGGGCGGGGCAAAATTGGCTGGTTTTGCATGGAAGACTACCACGTCTTCTCCTCGGCCAACCTTACCGACTGGACCGACCACGGCGTCATTGTCACCCAAAACAAAGTGCCCTGGGTGAAGCCCGACAGCTACAGCATGTGGGCACCCGACTGCGTTTTCCGCAACGGCAAGTACTATTTCTACTTCCCCACCACGCCTCGCGATACTACCCAGAGCAAGGGCTTTCGGATTGGGGTGGCGGTGGCCGACAAGCCCACCGGCCCCTTCCTGCCCCAGCCCGCGCCCATCGCCGGCGTGCACGGCATCGACCCCAACGTGTTTATCGACAAGGACGGTCAAGCCTACCTCTACTGGTCGCAGGGCGAAATTTATGGGGCCAAGCTGCAAGAGAACATGCTGGCGCTGGCCTCCGAACCCAAAACGCTGGGCGAGCTGCCCACCAAGGGCTTGAAGGAAGGCCCCTACGTGTTTGAGCGCAAGGGCATTTACTACCTCACCTATCCGCACGTCGAGAACAAGACCGAGCGCCTCGAATACGCCACCAGTACCAGCCCGCTGGGCCCGTTCACGGTAAAGGGTGTTATTATGGACGAATCGCCGACTGGATGCTGGACCAATCACCACTCACTGCTGCAGCTGAAAAACCAGTGGTACCTGTTCTACCACCACAATGATTTGTCGCCGGAGTTTGACAAGAACCGCTCGGTTAGAATTGACAGCCTATCCTTCGCCGCCGACGGTTCGATTCGCAAGGTGAAGCCCACTCTGCGCGGCGTCGGCCTGACCGATGCCCGGCAGAAAATTCAATTGGACCGCTACAGCCAGTTGAGTGAGCAGGGCGCGGCCATTGCTTTCCTGGACCCGGCCAATCCTTTCCGGGGCTGGAAAACCGTTTTCACCGGCCCCGGCGGCTGGGTGCAGTACGGTGGAGTTGCGTTTAGCCCGCAGAAGCCCAAAACCGTGTTGCTCCGGGCTGCCTCTGCTACCGGGGCTACCCTACAGATTCGACTGAATCATGCGGCGGGGCCAATCCTGGCAGAAGTAACCGTGCCCAAGGGCGGTGCCTGGCAGGACGTCAAAGCCCCGGTTTTGTCGTTTAAGCCCGGTACGCACGCCCTCTATGTAGCGCCGAAATCCAAGGAAGGGGCTGTGGAAGTGGATTGGGTGCGTTTTGAGTGAAACTGCTAACCCGCCCGTATGAAGTAGATGCCTAGATGAGTTTGCAAAAGACACTCCTTCTGGTGGATGACAGGAATCAGTTCGTTGGACTGAAGCACCAAGTATTGGCCGTCGCTACGAGCGGTTAGTACCCGGGAAATACGTTGTTTCCAGGTATTCCCGTAGCGAAGTTGGCTTACGGCCCAGCAACCGCTCCACGGTATCATGTGTGCCCGCCAGCATGCCGTGCTTGGTGGCGGCTCCCCACTGGGCGAAGAAAGTGGCAACGAAATCGGGGAAGCCGGCGGCTACTTTCTGTGCGATGTAGGGCTCCAGTTCGCTGCTGGTGTAAGCAATGGGCCGGCCCGCTAACGTGGAGAGTTCCCGGGCAACGTCGTGAAACGAATAGGCTTCGCTCCCGGCCAGGGTATACTCCTGGTTGTCATGCCCTTCGCTGGTCAGCAGCGCGGCCGTGGCGGCGGCCAAGTCGGTTCGCTTCACGAAGGCTATCTTGCCTTCTCCGGCCGGGAAGCGTATCTCCGTCTCTGGCACCTCGCTGCCAATCAGATACCCCAGGCCTTCCAGGTAGTAGCCGTTATGGAGAATGGTGTAAATCAGCCCCGACGCTTTGAGGTAGGCTTCTGTAGCCAGGTCGCTTTCCGTGACCTCCGGCAGCACAAAATCGGTGTCGCGCTGAATGCTGGTGTAGAACAGGTGCTTTACCCCAGCTTCCTTCGCGGCGTCGATGACGTTGCGGTGCTGGCTCACCCGGTCGGTAAAGGCCACGGCCGAAACCAGCAGTAACTTATCAACGCCCCGAAAGGCTGACACCAGCGAGGAATAGTCCAGGTAGTCGCCCTGCCGGACGTCAACGCCCCGCGCCGCGAGGTCTTGGGCTTTGCTCATGTCGCGCACCAGGGCGGCGATTTCCGAGGCCGGGATGGTGGTGAGCAAGGAATCGATGGTTTCGTGGCCTAAGCCACCGGTGGCGCCAGTTACTAGAATCATGGTAGACAGTGGTTAATGACCACGACTGCGTGGTCGGCAGAATGGTGAGACGGGGCGAAGCAGAATAAATAGGGTGACGTCCAGCGTGGGCAAAACCCTCGTATATTTGCTTGCGATTTGCAAGTGCAAAGATGAGCCAATTAACTTGCAAAAAGCAAGTAAACCTAAATCTTTTTTATGAAGGAGCTAAAACAGCGTTCTACTTGCCCCATCAGCACCTCGCTCGACGTGCTCGGGGACAAATGGACCCTGCTGATTTTGCGGGACATGGTGTTCGCCGGCAAGTCTACCTATGGGCAATTCCTGCAGTCGGCCGAAAAAATGGCGACCAATATCTTGGCCGACCGCTTAGCGGGCCTTGAGGCCCAGGGCATCGTATCCAAGGCCGTGGCCACCGATAAGAAATCCAAGTTCACCTACCGCCTGACGGAAAAAGGCGTGGATACCGTCCCCATCCTGATAGAGCTGATCCTATGGGGAGCCAAGCATTGCCCGACCATCGTTGACCCGGGCTTGCTGGCCGAACTCCAGACGGAGAAAGACGCGGCCGTGGAGAATTACCAAGGGCTCGCCCGCGCAAAGGCCCTGGCGTAAACAAGAAGCGTAGAATTGAGGTGCGCGCCGAAGACCTAGCTCGGCTGTCGCCTGCCCGTTACGAGCATTTCAACCGCCTGGGCAAGTACACTTTCCCCAGTTTCGCGTGTCGGATGCCTAGGTAGAATACGCAATAAGCCAACTGGACAATCTATCGTCTACAGTCCGCTTTTTCCCTTTGTACTACCTGTTACAGGAGCAACACTTGTTGGCGATGACGCCCCGGGGCCACGTAACTGTAGCGCAACGGCAGTCCGCAATTGGTGCAGATTTGCTGTACCAGAGTCAAGCCCAAGCCAACTCCCTCCGAAGAACTGTCGGAGGCTTTGTGGAAGCGGTGGAACAGGCCGGCTTCCTGCAAGGATTGCTCCTGGCCCGTGTTTTCCACCGTCAGGGCCTCCGGCGTTAAGCGCACCAGCAAATGTCCCTGCGCCACGTTGTGCCGGATGGCATTGACCAGCAGGTTGCTGATCAGCACTTCCAAAAGCCCGCGGTGAATCTGCAGCGGTACGCTAGCAGCAATGTCGATTTCCAGCGTAATGCCCCGCCCCGCCACCTGGGGCTGCAGGTGGGCCAGCTGCGTGCGCAAAATGGACGCTACGTCCACGGTTTCGGCGGGGAAGAACAGCTGATTGTCGAGCTGGGCCAGCAGCAGCAGGCTTTTGGTCAGGTGGGTGAGCCGCTGCGTCACGCCCATGATGGCCTCAATGTGGCCGGCTTGTTCTTCGGTCAGGCCGGGCGCCTGCACCAGCAAGTCGAGCTGGGTGCGCAGCACGGCCAATGGGGTTTGGATTTCGTGGGCCGCATTTTCCGTGAATTCCTTCTGCTGCCGGTACACGTGCTGGTTTTGGCGCAGCAGCAGCTGCACGGCTTCTTGTAGCTCTTGAAACTCCCGGATGGAAGTGGCCGGCAGCGTAACCGGCTCGTTGCGGTTGAGCTTGTAGCGCTGCAGCTGCTCCAATAGGGCATAAAAAGGCTGCCACAGCCGGCGGTTGAGAACAAACTGCAGCCCAAACAACCCGAGCACCAGCAATCCAAACAACAACCCGCCCGCCAGCACGATGCGCAACAGCAGCTGCTGGGTGTCGAACAGGGAAACGCGGATTTGCAGCTCGTAGGGCCGCCCCTGAAACAGCACGGCCGAGGAAAGTTGGCGGTAGGGCTGGCTTTTGCCCGTCAGCTCGTTGTGCATCAGCCGCACCCGGAGCTGGTCGGCGCGGCGCGGGGGCAGCGCCGGCAGGGGCACAAACTCCACGTTATGGTCCAGCTGATGCCAGTACGCCAAATCGGCGGGGCGGTGCAGGTACAGGCGCATAGCTTTTTGCACCCGCAGCTTGCGCCGGCTCAGGGTCCGGTCGACGTAGGCGTAGTAGAGCTTGTGAATCAGGCCGTAGTACACCAGCGTGCCAGCCCCGGCTACCACGCTGGCGTAGAGCAGAAAAATCAGGGTGGTGCGGGTGAGCAGTTTCATGCGGCCGGGCTAGTACTGATTGGCTACGCCAGGTCGGGGTCGAAGCGGTAGCCCAGGCCGTACACCATGCGGATGTAGTTGGGAGCCCCGCCCTCGGTGAGCTTGCGCTTGAGGTTTTTCACGTGCGCGTACACCGTTTCGTAGGTATCAAACTGCTCGGCGTCGTTGCCGGAAAGGTGCTCGGCAATGGCGCCCTTGCTGATGACGCGGCCCTGGTTGGCCAGCAGCAGCAAGAGCAAATTCAGCTCGGTGCGGGTCAGATTCAGCGGCTGGCCCTGCAACGTAGCTACGCGGGCGGCCACATCCACCTGCAGCTCGCCCACGCTCACCAGGTTGGCGCCGTTGTAGCGACGGCGGCGCACAATAGCCGCCACGCGGGCACTGAGTTCGGGCAAGTGAAACGGCTTGGGCAAGTAGTCGTCGGCGCCCAGGTGCAGCCCGGCAATCCGGTCATCGACGGCGTTGCGGGCCGAGGTGATGATGACCCCGGCTTCGGGCCGCTGCGCCTTGAGCTCCCGCAGTAGCGCCAGCCCGTCCCCGCCCGGCAGCGTCAGATCCAGCAGAATACAGTCGTAGTCATAGAGCAGCATCATCTCCTGGGCTTGATCGAAGGTCGTGGCCAGCTCACAGACGTAGTGCTGCCCGCGCAGGTAGCTGCTCATGCCGGCGGCCAGTTCAGGCTC belongs to Hymenobacter cellulosilyticus and includes:
- a CDS encoding family 43 glycosylhydrolase: MRNRILCGLLAALFLTTLQPARAQNPFITSQFTADPTARVFGDRVYVYPSHDIPCGPGRGKIGWFCMEDYHVFSSANLTDWTDHGVIVTQNKVPWVKPDSYSMWAPDCVFRNGKYYFYFPTTPRDTTQSKGFRIGVAVADKPTGPFLPQPAPIAGVHGIDPNVFIDKDGQAYLYWSQGEIYGAKLQENMLALASEPKTLGELPTKGLKEGPYVFERKGIYYLTYPHVENKTERLEYATSTSPLGPFTVKGVIMDESPTGCWTNHHSLLQLKNQWYLFYHHNDLSPEFDKNRSVRIDSLSFAADGSIRKVKPTLRGVGLTDARQKIQLDRYSQLSEQGAAIAFLDPANPFRGWKTVFTGPGGWVQYGGVAFSPQKPKTVLLRAASATGATLQIRLNHAAGPILAEVTVPKGGAWQDVKAPVLSFKPGTHALYVAPKSKEGAVEVDWVRFE
- a CDS encoding SDR family oxidoreductase: MILVTGATGGLGHETIDSLLTTIPASEIAALVRDMSKAQDLAARGVDVRQGDYLDYSSLVSAFRGVDKLLLVSAVAFTDRVSQHRNVIDAAKEAGVKHLFYTSIQRDTDFVLPEVTESDLATEAYLKASGLIYTILHNGYYLEGLGYLIGSEVPETEIRFPAGEGKIAFVKRTDLAAATAALLTSEGHDNQEYTLAGSEAYSFHDVARELSTLAGRPIAYTSSELEPYIAQKVAAGFPDFVATFFAQWGAATKHGMLAGTHDTVERLLGRKPTSLREYLETTYFPGTNRS
- a CDS encoding winged helix-turn-helix transcriptional regulator, which translates into the protein MKELKQRSTCPISTSLDVLGDKWTLLILRDMVFAGKSTYGQFLQSAEKMATNILADRLAGLEAQGIVSKAVATDKKSKFTYRLTEKGVDTVPILIELILWGAKHCPTIVDPGLLAELQTEKDAAVENYQGLARAKALA
- a CDS encoding sensor histidine kinase, whose translation is MKLLTRTTLIFLLYASVVAGAGTLVYYGLIHKLYYAYVDRTLSRRKLRVQKAMRLYLHRPADLAYWHQLDHNVEFVPLPALPPRRADQLRVRLMHNELTGKSQPYRQLSSAVLFQGRPYELQIRVSLFDTQQLLLRIVLAGGLLFGLLVLGLFGLQFVLNRRLWQPFYALLEQLQRYKLNRNEPVTLPATSIREFQELQEAVQLLLRQNQHVYRQQKEFTENAAHEIQTPLAVLRTQLDLLVQAPGLTEEQAGHIEAIMGVTQRLTHLTKSLLLLAQLDNQLFFPAETVDVASILRTQLAHLQPQVAGRGITLEIDIAASVPLQIHRGLLEVLISNLLVNAIRHNVAQGHLLVRLTPEALTVENTGQEQSLQEAGLFHRFHKASDSSSEGVGLGLTLVQQICTNCGLPLRYSYVAPGRHRQQVLLL
- a CDS encoding response regulator transcription factor translates to MKLLIVEDEPELAAGMSSYLRGQHYVCELATTFDQAQEMMLLYDYDCILLDLTLPGGDGLALLRELKAQRPEAGVIITSARNAVDDRIAGLHLGADDYLPKPFHLPELSARVAAIVRRRRYNGANLVSVGELQVDVAARVATLQGQPLNLTRTELNLLLLLLANQGRVISKGAIAEHLSGNDAEQFDTYETVYAHVKNLKRKLTEGGAPNYIRMVYGLGYRFDPDLA